The window ACTGAGGAGACCACCGAAGAGACGACTGAGGAAACGACCGAGGAAACCACCGAGGCAACCACCACCGCGGCTGAAGAGACGACCGAGTCTCAGACGCCCGGCTTCGGTGTTGTTGTCGCCCTCGTCGCCCTCGTCGCCGCTGCGCTCCTCGCAGTCCGCCGCGACTAACGACGCTCACTAACCACCGGGACCTTCCCGGCCCTTTTCCATTCTTTCGACGCCACACAGACAGCGACAGCGCTCGTCTGATGCGCCAGCTGCATCGGTGACTGGCGGGTAACTGTGTGTTCGACTCAGTAAGATGTGTCACCGAACTTCTACCGAATGTCGTGGCTCACTATCGGCCACAGAGTCGAGTCGAGCAGGTCACACCGTGCGACGCTGAGACGACTCAGTCGTGTCCAGACAGACGAGTCGCACCGTTGGCTGAGTTCGTCACTGTTCTCTCGACGACCACGCGCTCCGATGGACAGCAGGTACGTCCACACGAGCGCTCCTGACTCACGACTGAGTGTCAGAGTCCGACCACCTCGACTGAAACTCCAGACGACCAGCGAGAAGCGTGACAGCGCAGCGAGAGTCATGACTGTCTTCACTGTCGTCGTGACTGAGTCGTCTCCCGACCGCCGGTCTGGCTATGCCAGTCGCGCACGTCCGCTCCTCTTGACGTGAGGGGACACAGCGACGACCAGAAGGCGTGTGAGTCGAACGCCCGTCGTCAGCACGGCCGAGACACGCCCAGCCAGCGTCATTCACGGTGAGTCGACGAAGGTGACGACACTGTCTCGCTCGCGTCACGGTGGCCGCAACGCTTGCGGAACGCCCAGCGATGCTACTTCTCGGTCGAGCGTACCGAGCGACGAGTCGAGAAAAGAAATCGATTGATAGCCGGTCAGTCGACCGGACCGTGCCTACCCGTTCAGCACTCGGACCAGCCGCAGTTCTGGCAGGTCTTACAGCCTTCGGAGTAGTAGAGGTTCATCTCACCACACTCGGGACACTCGGGGCTCTCACCGGCCGCAAGCAGGTCGGCAGTCGCGTCCTGCTTGGGTTCGGTCGAGTCGTCGGAACCGGCGTCGACGGCGACGCCACCGTCGGTGTCGGTTCCCTCGGCCTCTGCGGCCTCAGCTTCGACTTCGGTCAGGTTCTTCTGGCGCGGGTAGCCCTTGTCGATGTCGCCGTTGAGGTAGCGGCGCATCGCGGTGCCGATGGCGTCCGGGATGGAGTTGATCTGTTCACCCTTGTCCCAGGCGACCTTCGGACTGCGGATACCCTTCAGTTCGTTCGCAATCTCTTCGGGGTCGACGCCCGAGCGGAGCGACGTGGAGACAGTCTTGGCGAGTGCCTCGGTGAAGGACGCCGTGAAGCCACCGGAGTTGCCGATGTTGGCGAACAGTTCGAACGGTTCGCCGTCCTCGTCTTCGTTGATGTTGACGTAGAGTTTCCCGTAGCCCGTGTCGATGCGCTGGGTGACGCCGTAGAGCACGTCCGGACGGGGGCGCTTCTTGCCGACGTCGCTGGGCGAGTCGGCGAAGGCGAGTTCGAGTTCGCTGCCGATGAGGTCTGCGGCCTCTTCGCTCTCGAGGAACGCTTCCACGTCGCCGAACACGTCGCGAATCTGCGAGACGATGGCCTCGGCGGCCTCTTCGTCGTCGGAGAACTCGGTGTTCTTCGCGCGCGTCGTGAGCACCTGCTTCGAGCGCGTGCCGTCGCGGTAGACGGTGACGCCCTTGCCGCCGTGGTCGTAGATGTAGCGGTAGACTTCGTCCATGTCCTCTTTCGAGGCACTGTTCGGGAAGTTACACGTCTTCGAGATGGCGGAGTCGACGCCCTTCTGGAGCGCACACTGGACGCTCGCGTGTTCGAGACCGGTCAGGTCGGCCGTGACGACGAACAGTTCGGAGATGGCGTCCGGAACCGACGAGAGCGAGGAGACGCCGTCGAACTCGTTGTTGGCCATCTGTTCTTGCGCCTCGCGCTTGACGGCCTCGACGTCGATGTCGTTGGCCTCCAGCACGCGGAGGAAGTAGTCGTCGAACTCGACGAGCATCTCGTCGCCCTGCACGTCGTCGGAGACGTTCTTGTAGTAGGCGACGTTGTAGATGGGTTCACAGCCACCGGTGGTGTTCGACACCATCGAGGTGGTGCCCGTCGGGGCGATGGTCGTCGTGTTGTGGTTCCGGATGGGGAAGCCGTCCTCCCAGTCGTCGGCGGACTGGCCGGTGTGGTGTTCGAACCACTCGCGGTACTCGGTCGGGTTTGCGTACTTGGAGTCGTCCCACGCCTCGAACGACCCGCGTTCTTCGGCGAGTTCGTGCGAGGCCCACTTGGACTGGTGGTTGATGTGGGTCATGAGTTGGCGCGCAATCTCGTTTCCTTCGTCGGAGCCGTAGCGGACGCCGAGTTGGATGTAGAGTTGCGCGAGGCCCATGATTCCGAGGCCAATCTTCCGGAGTTCGCGGACCTTCTCTTCTATCTTCTCGACCGGGAAGTCCGACATCGTGACGACGTTCTCGAGGAAGCGCGTCCCGTTCTCGATGCGGTAGTCGAACTCGCCCCAGTCGACGGCGTCTTCGAGGAAGGCGTCGACGGCGGCCGACAGGTCGTCGTACTCGTCACCGTGCTGGTCGTACCAGACGCGCCAGTCGGGCGACTCGGTGTC is drawn from Haloferax litoreum and contains these coding sequences:
- a CDS encoding adenosylcobalamin-dependent ribonucleoside-diphosphate reductase; the protein is MSDAELSTDELVLPVKRTEGETLAERMTGNAYNNILPARYLRKDANGDLIETQEDLFPRVAKNIALAEAVFEAEQRDIEITVTPDLVKPDHPRRDELAEEVFGKGVTADDTDAEATLSIYNVNKFAYETLVPKLPEEVRDVVVEKREEFQDMMEQLSFMPNSPTLMNAGDELQQLSACFVDSPGDDITDIHQTAKEAAEVFQSGGGMGYAFWKLRPYGDAVGSTGGIASGPITFMRTFDQMCETIAQGGARRGAQMGVMRVSHPDIIQFLHAKNKDVSLAHTLRLNDPDDFTHTKFADALEEARELIDEDGRVPKHLRNAVEGHLSNFNISVGITDGFMEALYNDEEFVFTNPRTEEPHVATPETKEIYEMFGLGEYVEVGEVLSIPAVKIWDQIIDGAWENGEPGVVYLERANKEHSFDVEKHPDHRILATNPCGEQPLEEYEACNLGHINLSTLVDTESPDWRVWYDQHGDEYDDLSAAVDAFLEDAVDWGEFDYRIENGTRFLENVVTMSDFPVEKIEEKVRELRKIGLGIMGLAQLYIQLGVRYGSDEGNEIARQLMTHINHQSKWASHELAEERGSFEAWDDSKYANPTEYREWFEHHTGQSADDWEDGFPIRNHNTTTIAPTGTTSMVSNTTGGCEPIYNVAYYKNVSDDVQGDEMLVEFDDYFLRVLEANDIDVEAVKREAQEQMANNEFDGVSSLSSVPDAISELFVVTADLTGLEHASVQCALQKGVDSAISKTCNFPNSASKEDMDEVYRYIYDHGGKGVTVYRDGTRSKQVLTTRAKNTEFSDDEEAAEAIVSQIRDVFGDVEAFLESEEAADLIGSELELAFADSPSDVGKKRPRPDVLYGVTQRIDTGYGKLYVNINEDEDGEPFELFANIGNSGGFTASFTEALAKTVSTSLRSGVDPEEIANELKGIRSPKVAWDKGEQINSIPDAIGTAMRRYLNGDIDKGYPRQKNLTEVEAEAAEAEGTDTDGGVAVDAGSDDSTEPKQDATADLLAAGESPECPECGEMNLYYSEGCKTCQNCGWSEC